A window from Parambassis ranga chromosome 13, fParRan2.1, whole genome shotgun sequence encodes these proteins:
- the esamb gene encoding endothelial cell-selective adhesion molecule has translation MISGKLCWVCEKLFPVLPLEAYDMVCMVFEPSFKLETQIDTDCWDHLIQLQLSGSGDWAPCDTQKVEFPRKEMEVVEGQMVVLHAWYSPSSDISKNSVIWHFTGNESKQVINFSSGKIGHGQNDFTKRVGFSVAMPSANLSIYINNTQESDSGLYFCNVIVPGASGLSGEMRLNVKVPPSPPVCTMTGNPVMNGNVTLSCKSSHGKPVPQYKWTKAAPTSEVFFSPMQKWRACPQPMLVLGFMDERHGTLKLSNLTKSMSGKYICRASNTAGSDSCSINLEVITSSNAGMIAAATLGSVVGLVAMVLFLIFILKRRRDTEEEMANEIKEDAQAPKRVSWAKSNTGSDIVSKNGTLSSIATSPRPRDPHQPNYHYPYSPVSASDTGSVINAYQLRPGEANTLQGLPGYNVGGTPSRKHKRPPSSNGGPPQVLRSPVVSIPKRTEGAQPQVPPPLTVSPPPVSSTLTRMGTVAVMVPAQSQAGSLV, from the exons ATGATCAGTGGAAAGCTCTGCTGGGTGTGTGAAAAGCTGTTCCCTGTGCTGCCTCTAGAGGCTTATGACATGGTCTGTATGG TTTTTGAACCAAGCTTCAAACTGGAGACACAAATAGACACCGACTGCTGGGATCATTTGATCCAGCTTCAGCTGTCCGGTTCAGGTGACTGGGCCCCCT gtGACACCCAGAAGGTGGAGTTCCCCAGAAAAgagatggaggtggtggagggacAGATGGTGGTGTTGCACGCCTGGTACAGCCCCAGCTCGGACATTTCCAAAAACTCTGTCATTTGGCACTTCACGGGGAACGAGTCCAAGCAG GTGATAAACTTTAGCTCAGGTAAGATCGGACACGGCCAGAACGACTTCACCAAACGAGTTGGCTTCAGCGTGGCCATGCCCTCAGCCAATCTCTCTATCTACATCAACAACACCCAGGAATCAGACTCGGGCCTGTACTTCTGCAATGTCATTGTCCCCGGAGCTTCTGGCCTTTCCGGAGAGATGCGCCTTAATGTCAAAG TCCCCCCTTCGCCACCAGTCTGCACCATGACCGGGAACCCAGTGATGAATGGCAATGTGACTCTGAGCTGTAAGTCCAGTCATGGAAAACCTGTCCCTCAGTACAAGTGGACCAAGGCTGCACCAACGTCTGAAGTCTTCTTCTCTCCGATGCAGA AATGGAGAGCCTGCCCCCAGCCCATGCTTGTCCTTGGGTTCATGG ACGAGAGACACGGCACCCTCAAGCTGAGCAACCTCACTAAAAGCATGTCAGGGAAGTACATCTGCCGAGCCAGCAACACCGCCGGCTCCGACAGCTGCTCCATTAACCTGGAGGTTATCACCT CTTCTAATGCAGGCATGATTGCAGCAGCGACTCTGGGGTCAGTGGTGGGGCTGGTGGCCATGGtgctttttcttattttcataCTGAAAAGGAGGCGGGACACTGAGGAGGAGATGGCCAATGAGatcaa GGAGGATGCTCAGGCACCAAAAAGAGTGTCCTGGGCAAAGAGCAACACCGGCTCTGACATCGTGTCCAAAAACGGCACATTGTCCTCCATAGCCACCAGTCCTCGACCGCGAGACCCCCACCAGCCCAACTATCACTACCCGTACTCCCCAGTATCAGCATCAGACACAGGCTCAGTCATCAACGCCTACCAGCTGCGACCTGGAGAAGCCAACACCTTACAGGGACTCCCCGGTTACAACGTCGGAGGCACTCCTTCACGTAAACACAAGCGGCCTCCCAGCTCAAACGGAGGACCTCCACAGGTCCTCAGGAGCCCTGTGGTCTCTATCCCCAAAAGGACTGAGGGGGCTCAGCCTCAGGttcctcctccactcactgtgtcCCCCCCACCAGTCAGCTCCACTCTGACACGCATGGGAACTGTTGCTGTCATGGTGCCTGCTCAAAGCCAAGCCGGCTCACTGGTGTAG